GGCCGTACTGATATAACGGGAAATATTCAGATTAAAATGATTCTTCTCGATCTCTTCTATTCCGACACGTCGGGAATATCGCTCTTCTTCATTTCGATTTTGGTAAGTCGAAATAATTTTTTCCATATGCTCCGAGAGAAGCAGGTTTTGCCGTTTCCCTTTTTCAAAATATTCACTTGCATTGATAAAAAGAATATCATCGAACTTTTTACATTTCTTTAAGACAAGGATACAAACTGGAATTCCCGTAGAATAAAATAGATTCGATGGTAAGCCGATGACGGTATCAATGTGGGAATCTTGGATGAGTTTGGTGCGTATTTTTTCTTCATTGCCACCACGAAAAAGCACTCCATGCGGAAGAATGATCGCCATGGTCCCTTCATCGCTCAAGAAATGAAATCCATGAAGTAAAAAGGCAAAATCCGCAGCTGATTTTGGCGCAAGACCACCATAGCCCTGAAAGCGGAAATCTTCTTCTAAGGATTTTGAAGGCTCCCAGCGCAAACTAAAAGGAGGATTGGCAACAATCGCATCAAAAAGAATTTTCTTAGCTGGATTCGGATTGTTTAGAAGCTCCCATTCGTTAAATAAAGAATCCCCGTGATGGATCTCGAACTCCGTATCCTTGACACCATGCAATAACATATTCATTCGGGCCAAGTTATATGTAGTTATATTCTTTTCCTGACCGTATAGCTTTCCAATACTACCGCCTTCTTTCAAAATTTGGTTTCGCACATTCAGCAATAAGGATCCTGAACCACAGGCGAAGTCCAAAACCTTCTCTAATTTTTTCTTTTTACCAGTGCTTGGATCTTGGCTATCAAGCGTAACGATAGCTGAAAGAATACTGGAAATCTGCTGAGGAGTATAAAACTCTCCTGCCTTTTTGCCGGAGCCTGCGGCGAATTGACCGATCAAATATTCGTAGGCATCACCTAAGATATCGCTGTCGGAAGAAAATTTTCCAATCCCTTCTGCAATTTTTGTAATGATCGCGCAAAGTTTTTTATTTCTTTCCTCATAATTTTTACCCAGTTTTTCAGAACTCAGATTGATTTCCGAAAACAATCCTTGGAATGTACTAGCAAAGGATTGCTCTTCAATATATTTGAATCCTTTCTGTAATGTTCCTAATAAATCTTTGTTTTGTGTGCGGGATAGTTCAGCAATATAACTCCACAGAAAATTAGGTTCTATTACATAATGAAGCTTTCGACGCATTTGCGTTTCAAACTCTTTTATATCCGCATCGTTTGCTTCATACCAAACGTTAAGAGGTGTACGTTTGTCTTCGCCGCCAAGTTTAGGATAGTCCTTTCCCAATTCCTTTTTTGCCGCCGTCTCATAGTTATCCGACAAATATCGTAAAAACAAAAAAGAAAGCATATAATCGCGGAAATCGTCCGCGTTCATGGAACCACGCAATTGGTCTGCGATCCCCCAAAGCGTTTTGCCGAGTTGGTTGAGTTGTTGTTCTGTCATGGTTGATTTATCTATCTTGGAATCAATTCGCGGTTAAAGTGGTAGCGACTCAAAAAATCATTCAAAATTTTCTTAAAATATCCTTTGTTTTCTTGTAACATTTCTTTCGGTTCAAAAAGAGAATAATTTCCGTGGCTTAGAACGTTGATCATCCGTGTATAGATGATTCCATCAGGATCATCATGGTCTTGTTTCAGACACTCGGAAAAGTTTTTGAATCCGTGAAAATGTGCGGTTTTTTCCAAAATGCTACGCAAGATATTAAAATGATACGTATACAACTTTCCTGATTCTACTGCTTCCGTAAGGTCTTTGAGCGTGGCTACATGGTGGTAAAATGGGGTATCATCCGTATCTTGAAGTTCATAGCCACTCAATGATTCATTCTTATTTAGAAAGTAACGGGGAGCATTTTTTAACTCATTCCACATTACATTGAAAAATAAAGTATGATGAGAAGAGATGATAATTTTTTTACGATTATTCTCTTTTTTTAACATCTGTGCCAAATGCCCAGCAACTGCGATCGCATTATTATCGTCGAGAGATGAGATCGGGTCGTCAATATAGATATATTTAACCCATTTGTATGTATCCTCTTCATCGATAGCAAGTTGAACGATCGCTAAAAAGAAACACCAGATAAAAATGATTTCCTCTCCTCTAGATATTTTGATATGATTCAGAGTAACAGTCTCTTCCTCTATCCGAATCGTTCTTTCGAAACTGACCGTCCAGTTGTCGTAATCTATATAAAAATCAAAATCAGCATACCGACTCAATAACGGTCGGATTCGACTTTCCATTTCCAAAGATTGAATCCCCTCCACAAATCGAGAGTCTTTATTGATCAAAAGTTTTCTTTCACTATCTTTGTCGAGATCATTGTCCCAACGAAAAAGATCTTCCGTAAAGGCGTTAAAATATAGAGTATCTCTTTTCTCTCCGTCTCTTCCTGCATCCTTAAAAGCCATAGATAATCGGGTCTTTCCCGTTCCATTGTAAGCAAAGAGAATGATATACTTTTTATTTTCCAATAACTCTCGAAAATGAACTGCAAGTTCCTCTAAACTATAAAAAGGCATAATCTCTATTCACCCATTTCCGGAAATAACTGCTGTAATAAGCCTTTCTTGTGTAATTTCAATTCTTCTAATCTTTGTGACTGTTCAGTAAGCAATTCATCGATCGAGGAAAGACAATTAGCAATCTTTTGCTGTTCTTTACTTTTAGGCAAAGCTAACTTGAGCTTTCTTTGAGTTGTAATAGGCACTTGATTTCGAGTTGATTGCTTCATCACTCGAGTATATTGCTCCACAAATAAGGGGCAGCTAAGTGCAAATTGCAAAAAATTGTTTATTAACCGAAAATTGTCGCACCTAAAATATGTTGCCGTGGTGCTTAGAATAACGAAATCCAATTTGGTTTCCAGCTTTGCCACTGGTCCAACGGTTGCATTATGCGCAAACAAAATATCCCCACTTCTCGCTACACCTTTCTTAAATAGCCTTGCTATCTGTTCCGGAAGGTGTTTACATCTTGAAAAATCCACCGTTCCAGCTACAAAGTCATTAGCAGATATGTAAGGAATCCCACTTTCTGAAAATTCATCTGAGCGTGGATACAATTCACCATGATTTCCATCCAAATGGCCAATAATTATATTTGAATCAATTAACTCCTGAATGCTCCTCTCCTCCCACTCCCCCGCGTTCTTAAACTCAGGAAACCGCAATCGGGGAACAGTCTCTCCCTCAGCAGGAAACAACTGTTGCAACAAACCTTTCTTATATGACTGAAGAGCTTTTAACTTTTGGGATTCTAAAGAGATGATTTCATCTAAGGAGGAAAGACAATCGGCAATTTTTTGTTGTTCGGAGAGAGAGGGGATTGGTAACAATATCTCGGAGAATTGTACAAAACTGACCATTTTTCCATCTCGAATTCCTTCAATATTCTTATTCAAACTTTTAATATATTTATCAGTTTTAAAATAGTATCGATAAAAATGGTCCACAAGCGGAACTATCTTGCGTAGAATAATATAGGCGGGACTACAAATTCCTTTATAAAATGAGTATTCTATTCCGCCTTGAAACGAACGTAAACTTATTATAAAATCACCTTGCTCTACGACTTTATAACTTTCGACACTCCTTTCCATTACCGAAATTTGATAGTTGATTAAATCACGAGGAATTGCTCCATTTTCCTGCGTTATTGCAAGAATCGGGAGATCTAAAGTATGATCCTTATTTGATATTGGCTGGAACAATAAATCTCCAGTTCTTTGTTCCCACTCCCCCACACTTTGAAACTCAGGAAACCGCAATCGGGGAACATTTCGTTTTGTGCTCGTCTTCTCCTTCTGCTTCATTCAGTTCCGCCTAACACAAACCGAGCCCTTTCTCTGCGGAGCATTTCAAAGGGGTTCATAAAAGAGATCCTCAATCCCGCACAAGCGTTCGGAATTTTTATGTTCTTAGTGGAAGTAGAAGGGAGCTCATGCGTTACGATCGCACTACCAAGTGCAAGTGCATGACCAATTATATAATAATCTGCAATTTGAAAGAATGTACTGATTGCTCCGGGTTCATAGTTTTGGCTCATTGCCCATTGGCTAACCCTCCCAAGTTGGGCAATCACCGAAGCGTCCGTATTTCGAAAAATGACCGGAGCTTGGTTTTGCACCCAGTCAGTCAATTCATCCGCACCGGCTTGTATTTCATCCGCAACTTTATCAATACTAAACACCACGCCATCCCGGTTCTTCTCCAAAATCCAATTCCAAAAAGCCGGACAAAAATCCAAACCGTAATGCCGATTCTTCGCTTCTATAAATACATTCGCATCTAGGAGATAAGTCACGCAATTACTCCCAATTCCCTGGCCTCTTGGTAAAAGGTAGCATTCTTACGAAAGCCTAACATACGAAACGCATCTTGAAATAAAGTTTGTCCTTCCAAAGTGCTAGTAACAACAGCCAGAGCAAAACGTTTGCCGACACGAACCCCCAAAGTGCGGTAAAAGTTTCCACCTCCAGCATTAGATGTCTGTAATTCAGAAATTCGTTTTACTTCCTCGTTGAAAAGGTTCCAAAAATCGTTTTTATGGATCTTTTCGGCATCGTAAAGTCTTCTCAGCACAACAAGACTACTCACTTTAAAAATCTTTGTCATTCTTTGGATTTCTTCCTGGATGGGTACATCGGTTCGAAATTCCGCTAACGTTTCCTCCATAGGCATCAAAAACTCGGCGGCAACTGAATTGCACCAGCGTTCGATTTCTTTTTCAGAAAACTGTCCCACTCCTACATTTGAGATTCCACTTTCCCCAAGAAATAAATGAGCAAGCTCATGGAAGAGAGTAAACATCTGAGCGGCCTTACTATCATTCGTATTCAAAAAAATAAGCGGAGCATAACTGTCGACAAGCGCAAACCCTCGAAATTCCTCTGTATCCAAATGTCGATGGCTGTTACTCCCCACAATGGAACTTGCCATCACGAGTACACCAGCTTCTTCGATTTTTTCAATGAAGGTTCGTAAGGCGTCTGTCCAGTTTGAAAACTCACGGCGATTTGCAAATGAAATGCCAAATAGGCTTTCCATACTTCGTGCAATTTTGACGGGATTTTCCCTGATTGTAGAACTACTAATAAACGTTATTGGAGACAACCTGTGTAATTGCATATAATCCCGGTACCAAGTTTGTCTCTCTTGGCAAAGATAAAGAGTATCCAACAGATTGGGGCTCGGTCTTGAAAGTCCTCTGTCCGCTATGGTTCGGAAATCAGATACAGGAAGAGATTCCTGGATTGGTTCCGACAAAAACAAGTAGCCGATGGGTACATGAACTGTTTTGGCAAAATCTTCCAATTGGCGAAGTGTCGGCTGACTAATTCCCGCCTCCCAATCCGCGAGTTTTGGAAACCGATGGATCAAAGCATTTTGTTCGAGCTTTGCTCGTTCCCTAGCCCAAACAATCAAGCTTGGATTTACTCCAACAGAATGCCTACTCATAGACTCCCAATCCTGAAATCTCTCTACCTTGAGCTAATTTTTTTAATAAGGGAATAAGATCCGTCATTAGATCAAGTTCCTTCTGGGTACGTTCTTTCCAATTAAGTTCAAATGGGGCCATTAAATCACTTAAAAGATCGGCATCAAAGATCATCCGATCCATGATAGTATTCACAAAACTTTGTAACACGCTGGATTCGAGTCCATGTAACTTCGCGACATTGCCGACTTGATTCCGAAACTTGTCTCCCTTAAATAGCGCATATCCTTGCCTAATCTCACCTTCGGTGAGTGGTTCTCCTACTTTTAAAGTCCCGATATACTCGATCATCTCTTGACGTTCTTCCATTAAACTAGAGCTTGAAGATAGCAAAGCAACCAACTGCTCCCGACTCATCTTATGTTTAGATGTTTTTTGTGTGTATCTGGAAATCAGCTCCATAATATAATCGTAATCAATGATATTCGATGCAAAAAGGACAAATTCAAAATCCAGCTGATGAACGACCGCTTCTCGACCGTCCGACCGTTGCCCAAATTTAATACTTTGTGCCATATCCAAATATACCCCTCGAAAACCGCGAAGCATATCGCCAGGAATAACCTTTTCGATAGCTTCGGTTTGCTCGTTTGAAATATCTGTATATTGGTTCAATTGAGTCTTAACCCTCTGAACTTCCTTAAATAGGTTGATGAACTGTCCTCTTGCCCGATCTCCCTGCAAATTGTTTACTTGTTCAGGCGCAAAAGGCAAGCCTTGGGAACTCATAAACTCATCTAATCTCCTAACGGCATTCTCTAATTTTGTAATTACCATGGAAGCAGGGTCCGCCAACCAGATTTTTCTGGAACGTTCTGCATCTTCACCAGAGAACAAAGTGATAGCTTTATCTACTGCCTCCTTTTGATTTCGAAAGTCCAAAATATTACCATAAGGCTTGGTATCATTCAAGACCCGATTGGTCCGAGAAAAGGCCTGGATCAAACCATGATAGCGCAGATTTTTATCTACATAGAGAGTGTTTAAATACTGGGAATCAAAACCCGTCAAAAGCATATCCACTACTATAACAATATCAATCTTTTGCTTGCGAGGATAGTCTTTGTTTGGATACTTCTGATCTTTGATGCGCTTTTGAATGTCCTGGTAATACAAATCAAATTCTGTGATTTTATGATTTTTACCGTATTGCTTATTATATTCTTTGATAATCTCGGTGAGTGCAGCTTTCTTTTCTTCTGGTGCCTGTTGATTGTCTTCCTTCTCTTGAGGTAAATCCTCTTGGATTTGCTGAATATCCCTATCCCCTTCCGCAGGCGGAGAAAACACACAAGAGACCGACAAAGGAATAAAATCCGTGTCCTCTCTCACTTTCTCTTCCTGAACCTCTTTAAAAAGTCTATAATATGAGATAGCCTCATTAATAGAAGCAGTTGCAAAAATCCCA
The window above is part of the Leptospira licerasiae serovar Varillal str. VAR 010 genome. Proteins encoded here:
- a CDS encoding ImmA/IrrE family metallo-endopeptidase; amino-acid sequence: MSRHSVGVNPSLIVWARERAKLEQNALIHRFPKLADWEAGISQPTLRQLEDFAKTVHVPIGYLFLSEPIQESLPVSDFRTIADRGLSRPSPNLLDTLYLCQERQTWYRDYMQLHRLSPITFISSSTIRENPVKIARSMESLFGISFANRREFSNWTDALRTFIEKIEEAGVLVMASSIVGSNSHRHLDTEEFRGFALVDSYAPLIFLNTNDSKAAQMFTLFHELAHLFLGESGISNVGVGQFSEKEIERWCNSVAAEFLMPMEETLAEFRTDVPIQEEIQRMTKIFKVSSLVVLRRLYDAEKIHKNDFWNLFNEEVKRISELQTSNAGGGNFYRTLGVRVGKRFALAVVTSTLEGQTLFQDAFRMLGFRKNATFYQEARELGVIA
- a CDS encoding DUF4411 family protein, which gives rise to MTYLLDANVFIEAKNRHYGLDFCPAFWNWILEKNRDGVVFSIDKVADEIQAGADELTDWVQNQAPVIFRNTDASVIAQLGRVSQWAMSQNYEPGAISTFFQIADYYIIGHALALGSAIVTHELPSTSTKNIKIPNACAGLRISFMNPFEMLRRERARFVLGGTE
- a CDS encoding restriction endonuclease subunit S produces the protein MKQKEKTSTKRNVPRLRFPEFQSVGEWEQRTGDLLFQPISNKDHTLDLPILAITQENGAIPRDLINYQISVMERSVESYKVVEQGDFIISLRSFQGGIEYSFYKGICSPAYIILRKIVPLVDHFYRYYFKTDKYIKSLNKNIEGIRDGKMVSFVQFSEILLPIPSLSEQQKIADCLSSLDEIISLESQKLKALQSYKKGLLQQLFPAEGETVPRLRFPEFKNAGEWEERSIQELIDSNIIIGHLDGNHGELYPRSDEFSESGIPYISANDFVAGTVDFSRCKHLPEQIARLFKKGVARSGDILFAHNATVGPVAKLETKLDFVILSTTATYFRCDNFRLINNFLQFALSCPLFVEQYTRVMKQSTRNQVPITTQRKLKLALPKSKEQQKIANCLSSIDELLTEQSQRLEELKLHKKGLLQQLFPEMGE
- a CDS encoding AAA family ATPase; the protein is MPFYSLEELAVHFRELLENKKYIILFAYNGTGKTRLSMAFKDAGRDGEKRDTLYFNAFTEDLFRWDNDLDKDSERKLLINKDSRFVEGIQSLEMESRIRPLLSRYADFDFYIDYDNWTVSFERTIRIEEETVTLNHIKISRGEEIIFIWCFFLAIVQLAIDEEDTYKWVKYIYIDDPISSLDDNNAIAVAGHLAQMLKKENNRKKIIISSHHTLFFNVMWNELKNAPRYFLNKNESLSGYELQDTDDTPFYHHVATLKDLTEAVESGKLYTYHFNILRSILEKTAHFHGFKNFSECLKQDHDDPDGIIYTRMINVLSHGNYSLFEPKEMLQENKGYFKKILNDFLSRYHFNRELIPR
- a CDS encoding type I restriction-modification system subunit M; translated protein: MTEQQLNQLGKTLWGIADQLRGSMNADDFRDYMLSFLFLRYLSDNYETAAKKELGKDYPKLGGEDKRTPLNVWYEANDADIKEFETQMRRKLHYVIEPNFLWSYIAELSRTQNKDLLGTLQKGFKYIEEQSFASTFQGLFSEINLSSEKLGKNYEERNKKLCAIITKIAEGIGKFSSDSDILGDAYEYLIGQFAAGSGKKAGEFYTPQQISSILSAIVTLDSQDPSTGKKKKLEKVLDFACGSGSLLLNVRNQILKEGGSIGKLYGQEKNITTYNLARMNMLLHGVKDTEFEIHHGDSLFNEWELLNNPNPAKKILFDAIVANPPFSLRWEPSKSLEEDFRFQGYGGLAPKSAADFAFLLHGFHFLSDEGTMAIILPHGVLFRGGNEEKIRTKLIQDSHIDTVIGLPSNLFYSTGIPVCILVLKKCKKFDDILFINASEYFEKGKRQNLLLSEHMEKIISTYQNRNEEERYSRRVGIEEIEKNHFNLNISRYISTAIADIEIDLERVNLELIQLEEKLQEAKKKHNQFLKELGKPELP